In Gemmatimonadota bacterium, the sequence TCGACGCAGTTGGGCGTGCCGGGGCAGGGAGCCAGGCCGCCCTCCCGCGGCCCCAACGTCTCCGGCCGCGCCCCGCCGCATCCGAACGCCAGCAGGAGCGTCACGAGCGACAGCGCGCGGCCGGAGGGGGCGAGATGCCTCAGGCGACCCCGAAGCAGTAGAAGAAGCCGTTCCCGCCGGTGGCCTGCAGGTTGGACTGCCCACACCCGCGTGACGCGTGCGCCGAGTTCCACGAGGTCGGATTGGCCCCACCGCCCTGGCGGTCGTGGTGGCCCACCATCGCGCTGCCGGATTCGGCGCTGCTGGTCCAGTTGTCGCAGGTGGTGTCGCCTTCGGCGTCGCTCACCACGCGGCCGTCGAGGCCCGACCCGGTGAGGATGTCGTGCATGTTGGGCGTGTCCCCGCGGCCGTTGACCACGCTCCCTTTCTCGGTGAGCTGGGTCTCCTTGGTCAGGTTGTTGTCGTCGCTGTGGAGCTGGGCCACGTCCGCCGCGATCTGCACGCCGTTGTAGTTGTAGAACGGACCGGAGCCGATGCGGTCCCGGGCGTTCACAGCCGGCTGCCCGGCGCGGGCCACGGTGCTCAGGTAGGCGCGCCAGGTGAGGTCGCCGGCGCCGGCCGCGTAGGCCAGGTCCTGGCAGTGCTGGTCGGCACCCGCCAACCCTCCCAGATCGGCGCCGTCACCCGGGCCCGCGCTGGTCAGGAAGAAGTTCATCCGGGCGCTCTGGGCGGAGAGCGGAGCCGCCGCCAGCGCGAGCAGGGCGAACAGGGACAGGGCACGGGTCATCGGGAGCCTCCGGTGGGACGTGCAGGACGGGGACGACCCGTCCACGATAGCCCGGACGTGCGGGGCGAGCCAGCAGAACCGTTTCCCAACCCGCGCCGGATCGGTACCATGACGCGGCTCCCACACCCCGCCGGAGGCGTCACCATGCTGCGGTTCGGCCGCTCCCCCCTGCTCGCGCTGGCGCTGTTCGCAGGCGCGTCCCCTCTCGCGGCCCAGCAGGCCGATCTGTCGGCCCTGGCCTCCGGGCTCGGGTGGCGGGAGATCGGTCCCGCCATCACGGGCGGTCGGATCTCGGACCTCGCGGTGGACGAATCGAACCCGGCCCGCTTCTACGTCGGGACCGCCACCGGCGGGCTCTGGAAGACCACGAGCGCCGGGATGAGCTGGGAGCCGGTCTTCGACGATCAGCCTACGTCCTCCATCGGGGCGGTGGCGCTGGCGCCGTCCAATCCCAACGTGGTCTGGGTGGGCACCGGCGAGCCCCAGAACCGCCAGAGCTCGCCGTATGGGGCCGGCGTCTTCCGTTCGCTCGACGGGGGACGCACGTGGGAGGCGAAGGGCCTCGTGGAGACCCGTCACGTCGGGGCCATCGTCGTGCACCCGCGTGACCCGGACGTCGTCTACGTGGCGGCGGTCGGACACCTCTGGGGCCCGAACCCGGAGCGCGGCGTCTACCGCACCACCGACGGAGGAGAGACCTGGGAGAAGGTGCTCTACGTCGACGAGGACACCGGCGCCATCGATCTGGTGATGGATCCGGGCGATCCGCGCACGCTCTTCGCGGCGACCTACCAGCGCCGGCGCACCGGGTTCGGATTCAGCGCCGATGGACCCGGCAGCGGCATCCACCGCACCCTGGACGGCGGGGACACCTGGACGGAGCTGACCGAGGGTCTCCCCGACGGCGACAAGGGCCGGATCGGGCTGGACGTGTACCGGCGGGACGGCAACCTGGTCTACGCCATCGTCGAGGGGAAGGACGAACGCGCCCGCGGCATCTACCGCAGCCGTGACCGGGGCGACACCTGGGAGCGCGTCTCCGGCACCAACCCGCGGCCGATGTACTTCTCCATGATCCGGATCGATCCCAACGACCCCGAGCGCATCTACATCGGCGGCGTGCAGCTCGGGATCTCCGACGATGGCGGGAAGACCTTCCGCCCGGGAGACGGCGCCGAAGGCATCCACGTCGATCACCACGCGCTGTGGATCGATCCATCGGACTCCGACCACGTCCTGCTGGGCAGCGATGGCGGCGTCAGCGTGACGTACGATCGGGCCGAGCACTGGCGCGAGATCGACAACCTCCCGATCGGGCAGTTCTACGAGATCGGGGTGAGCGGCGAGGATCCCTACCTCGTCTGCGGCGGGCTGCAGGACAATTCGTCCTGGTGCGCTCCCATCGACACCCGCACCGAGTACGGCATCCAGAACCGCGACTGGATCGACGTCTCCGGCGGCGACGGCTTCTACAACAAGATCGATCCCTCCGACCCCAACCTGATCTTCACGGAGTCGCAGGGCGGCAACATCTCGCGCTTCGACCGCCGCACCGGGGAGAGCGTGCGCATCCGACCCGTGGCGCGTCCCACGGCCGAAGACGAGGACCGCGCCTACCGCTTCAACTGGAACGCGCCCATCCACGTCTCCACGCACGGCAGTGGGACGGTCTACATCGGCGCCAACCACCTGCTGCGCTCGCGCGACCGCGGCACCACCTGGGAGGAGGCCAGCCCCGACCTGACGAAGCAGATCGACCGCGACACCTTGCCCATCATGGGCCGCCCCACGACGGAGAGCACGCTGTCGCGCTACGACGGCATCTCCTCCTACGGGAACATCACCACCATCGGAGAATCTCCCCTCAACGCGCAGGTCCTCTACGTCGGGACGGACGACGGAAACGTCCAGGGCACGCGGGACGGCGGGGCGACCTGGACGGATCTGACGTCCAACCTGCGTGGCGTCCCGGCGCGGACGTACGTGTCGAGCGTCGTGCCGTCGGCGGCCGTGGAAGGGCGCGTCTACGTCACGTTCGACGGCCACCGCAATGACGACCTCAGCCCCTACGTGTTCGTCAGCGAGGACCACGGCCGGACCTGGCGCTCCATCGTGAGCGGTCTGCCGGACGAGTCCGTGAACCGGCTGCGGGAGCATCCGCGCACGCCGGAGCTGCTGTTCGTGGGCAACGAGATCGGCCTGTGGTTCAGCCTGGACCGGGGCGGGAGCTGGCACCGCCTGGACGGCGAGCTGCCCACGGTGCCGGTGGACGACATCGTCATCCACCCGCGCACGAACGATCTGCTCCTGGGCACGCACGGACGCAGCATCTGGGTGCTGGAGGACGTGGGCCCGCTCGAGACGCTGGCGCAGGCGACGTCCGAGCCGGTCCACCTGTTCCCGGTGCGCACCGCGACGATCCAGAACCGACGCGGGGGCTGGCCGTTCTGGGGCGACGAGTTCCAGGGCGGCAATCCACCGGACGGCGCGCTGGTGCGCTACCGGCTGGCGGCGGCACCGGACAGCGGCGCGGAGGCCGAGTTGACGATCCTGGACGCATCCGGCGACGTGGTGCGCACGTTGGAGGCGGAGCCGACCGCGGGCCTGCACGAGGTGGTGTGGGATCTGCGCCTCGAGCCCCCCTATGCGCCCGAGCGGGGCCAGAGCGGGGGCGGCGGTGGGGGCGGCTTCGGGGGTCCGCCGCAGGGTCCGCGCGTGCTGCCCGGGACCTACACGGCGCGCCTCACGGTGGGCGAGCGCACCTCGGAGCAGCGCTTCGACGTGCGCCTGGACCCCCACGTCCAGGTGGCACGGGCCGACCTGGAGGCACGCCAGGAGGCGTTGCTGCAGGTGCACGCGCTGGCGGGTCCGATCTACGAGGCCGGGCGACGGGTACGGGACCTGCTGGAGCAGGTGGGCAACGCCCAGGACCTGCTGGAGGACCGCGAGGACGTGCCCGCCGATCTGACCCAGGAAGCCGATTCGCTCGCCGCGACGCTCGACGGCCTGCAGGACGACCTGCGCGACGTGCAACGCGCGCTGAACCTGCGAGGCGCCCTCGAGGGCGCGTCCGCGCGACCGACCGCCGACCAGCTCTGGCAGATCGAGCAGGCCTGGACGGACGGGACGTCCGCGATCGAGCGACTGAACACCGTGGTGCAGACCCGCATGCCGGCGTTCAACGCGCGACTGGACCGTGAAGGCGTGCGGCCGGATCCGGGGGAGCCCGTGCCGCTCCCGCGTCGGCCGTAGCACCCGGACCCGTGGACGATCCCACCCCCCGGGCTGCGGGCGACGATCGGTCGGACGCCGCGTCGCGTTGGACGCGGCTGGAGACGCTGTTCGAGCGACTGCAGGGCCTGCCGGAGCCGGAGCGCGAGGCGGTGCTCGCCGTCGAGTGCGCCGACGACACGGGGCTGGCGGAGGAGGTCCGTGCCCTGCTGCGCGCGGACGCCGTCGCGGATGGGCGGCTCACCGCCGCCGTGGCCGAGGTGCGCGCGGACGTGCCCGGCGCCGGGGATCCCGCGGCGGCCGGATTCCGGATCGGTGCCTACCAGGTGGTGCGCGAGCTCGGCAGCGGTGGGATGGGCACGGTCTACCTGGCCGAACGGGTGGACGACGCCTACCGCGCCCACGTCGCGGTCAAGCTGCTCCACCTCTCCCTCCCCGGCTCGGAGGGGGAGCGGCGCTTCCTGACCGAACGCCAGATCCTCGCGCACCTGGGGCACCCCGGCATCGCGCGCCTCCTGGACGGCGGCACCACCGATTCCGGGGCTCCCTATCTGGTCATGGAGTACGTGGAGGGTCTGCCCATCACCACGTATGCCCGCGAGACCGGATTGGACCTGGACGCGCGATTGCGGCTCTTCCTGAAGGTCTGCCGGGCCGTCCAGTTCGCCCACGCCCGCCTGGTGGTGCACCGGGACCTGAAGCCCGCCAACATCGTCGTCGATGCGGACGGGGAGCCCAAGCTGCTCGACTTCGGCATCGCGAAGCTGCTCGGCGACGTGGACGAGGCGCTGGGTCCGACGGTGACGCGCACGGGCTCACGGATGATGACGCCGCTCTACGCCAGCCCCGAGCAGGTGCGGGGCGGCGAGATCACGGTGGCCACCGACGTCTATGCGCTCGGTGTCCTGCTCTACGAGCTGCTGACGGATCGGCTCCCCTACGACGGAGACGTCGCGCAGCCGCAGGAGCTGGAGCGCGCCATCCTGGACCGCGAGCCCAGGCGCCCCAGCGATGCCGTGACGGTGCGGGGCCCCGCGCCCGCCGAGCCTCCGGCCCCGGAGCTGACCACCGCACGGCTGGCACGCACGCTGCGCGGGGATCTGGATACCATCGTCCTGCAGGCGCTCCAGAAGGATCCGTCGCGCCGGTACACGTCGGCGGAGGCGTTCGCGGACGACATCGCGCGCTACCTCGACGGGCTGCCCGTGCGCGCCCGTCCCGACTCCTGGACGTACCGGACGGGCAAGTTCGTGCGCCGGAATCGGGGGATGGTGCTGTCGGGCCTGTCGCTCCTGCTCACCATCGCCTTCTTCACGGTGGGCAGCGTGGTGCAGGCCATCCAGCTCCAGCGGGAACGCGACGTGGCCCGTCGCGAGCGGGACCGGGCCCAGGCCGTGGCGGATTTCCTATCCGAGGTGTTCGGGGCGTCGGCGCCGGAGAACGCGCTCGGGACCGAGCCGACCGCGCGCGAGCTGCTCGACCGGGGCGCGGAGCGCATCCGCGCCGACGAGCGGATGGACCCGGAGCTGAAGGCGTCCCTGTCGGCGGTGATCGGCAACGTCTATCAAGGGATGGGCTTGGAGCAGCAGGCCCTGCCGCTGTTCGAGGAGGCCTTGGCCACGCAAAGGGCGACCCGACCCGACCCCGACGTCGAACAGGTCGAGACGGCTGTGAATCTCGGGTATTCGCTCATGCAGCTCGGCGACTTCGACCGCGCCATCCCGACCTTCGAGCAGGCAGTGGCCTGGGCCGAGGCCCTTCCGGAGGCGACACCCCGGCTGCGGATCAACGCGGAGCGGGCGCTCGGGATCGCGTTCACCCGCAACGGCCGCTACGCGGAGGCCCGGGTCCGACTGGAGGAGGCCCTGGCGCGCGCGCGCGCGGAGGGGGACACCGTCCTGGAGCTGTCGGCCGCGAACGACGTGGGTCAGCTGGAGATGGATTCGGGGAACTGGGCCGAGGCGGCGGAGATCCACCAGCGCGTCCTCAACCGGCGCGAAGCCACCCTGGATCCCCTGCATCCCAACGTCCTGACGAGCCTGAACAACCTGGCCATCGCCCTGGAGCAGACCACCCGCTTCGCCGAGGCGGCCGTGGCGTACGACACCCTCTTGGCCCGTTCCGGGCGTCTGTACGGACCGGAGAGCGGCACCCACGCGACGTACCTCAACAACGCGGCGTCCTTCTTCAAGCGCGCGGGTCAGCCGGAGCGGGCCCTGCCCCTGCAGGAACAGGCACTCGACATCTACACCGTGAGCCACGGCGACAGCAGCGCCTACGTGGCCATGGCGTACAACAACCTGGCCAACATCCTCCACGACCTGGGCCAGACGCGCGACGCCGCCGCGCTGCACCGCCGTGCGCTGGCGCTCAACCTCGCCCTGTATGGGGAGGTGCATTTCCGCACGGCCGGCTCCTACAACAACCTGGCCGCCGCGCTCCGCGACCTCGGCGATCTCGACGGCGCCATCGAGAACTACCGGCGCACGCTCGACATCGACCGCCGGGCCTCCGGCGAGGACCACCCGTTCACGGCCACCGATCGCGTCAATCTCGCGAGCGCGCTGTCGGCCCACGGCGTCTGGTCCGAGGCCGAAGCGCAGTTCGACAGTGCCGCTGCGTTGCAGGACCGCGTGCTCGAGCCCATGAACACGGACCGCGCGCTGCGGCTCGTGGAGGAGGGGATCCACGCGATGAGGCGGGGAGATCCCGAGGTCGCGGTCCCGCTCCTGCGCGAAGCTCTCCGCATCGACGAGGCCGGATTGCCGCCCACGTCGACGCAGGTGGCCTACGCACGTACGGCGCTGGGTGCGGCTCTGGTCCGGACCGGGCAGCGTGAGGAGGGCGTGGAGCTGCTGCGCTCCGGGTACGCGCGCCTCCGCGAGGCTGCCGGTCCGCAATCACGGGGCGCGCTGCAGGCGGCGGCCTGGCTGCGCGAAGCCGGAGCCGACCCGCGATGAGCGCCTGCGGCGCGCGGGGCTCCGTTCCACCCGGGCTGGCCCCCCGATGAGCGACAGCGAGCGGCTGCATGACCGCGAGCTGTCCTGGCTCGCGTTCAACGGCCGCGTGCTCCAGGAGGCCCAGGATCCGGGCCGCCCGGTGTTCGAGCGGCTCCACTTCCTCTCGATCGTCTCGTCCAACCTCGACGAGTTCTTCCGGGTGCGGGTCGCGGCGCTGCGCGGCGTGGTGCGGCTGCGCAAGAAGAAGCGGGCGGAGCTGGGGTTCCAGAAGGCGCGCCGCCGGCTTCGTCGCATCCTGGATGCAGTGGTGGCGCAGCAGGAGGAGTTCGGCCGCACGCTGCGCAGCGACGTGCTTCCCGCGCTCGAGCGCGCCGGCATCCGGCTCTGGGATGAGCGGACACTCCCGCCGGGCGCGCGAGCGCACGCGGAGGAATGGTTCGACGCCGAGGTGCGCGCGCATCTGCACCCCCAGCCGCTCGAACGCGACGGGCACCCCTTCTTCCTCGTGGACCGCGCCCTGTATCTGGTGGTCGTGCTCAAGGAGCGCGGAGCCGCGGCGCTGGCCGAGCCGATCTGGCGGCTGGTGGAGATCCCCGCCGGGGCGCTGCCACGCTTCCTGCCGCTGCACGACGCGGACGGCCCCGGCGCCATCTTCCTCGACGATGTCGTGCGCCTGGGTCTGCCGCGATTGTTCCCCGAGCACGACGTGGATGCGGCCTGGTCCGTGAAGCTCACCCGCGACGCCGATCTCGCCGTGGAAGACGAGTTCGCCGGGGACCTGGTCGAGAAGATCCGCGAGGCCCTGGCGCAGCGGGGACGGGGTGTGCCCGCCCGCTTCCTCTACGACGCATCGGCTCCCTGGGCCATCGTCGAGGAGCTGCGGGAGCGGTTGGGGCTCGAGGAGGACGACCTCGTCGCCGGAGGGCGCTACCACAACCTCAACGATCTGTCGGCCTTCCCGGACTTCGGCCGGACCGACCTGCGCCCGCCGCCGCGCGCGCCGGTGCCGCACCCCACGCTGCTCGAACGGATCGACGACCCCTGGACGACGCTGGAGGCACGCGACCACCTCCTCCATTTCCCCTACCATGCCTTCCAGCCCGTCGTCGACGTCCTGGGGGCCGCCGCCGGGGATGTGCACGTGGAGGAGGTGTGGATCGCCCTGTACCGGGTCTCGGCCGGGTCTCCGGTCGCGTTGCAGCTCATCGAGGCGGCGCGGCAGGGCAAGCGGGTGACGGCGTTCGTGGAGGTCAAGGCCCGCTTCGACGAATCGACCAACCTGGAGTGGGCGGCGCGCATGGAGGAGGCCGGGGTGCGCGTGCTCTACAGCAAGCCCGGCATCAAGGTGCACTCCAAGCTCTGTCTGATCGTGCGTCGCACGGACGACGGTCTGCGGCGCTACGCCTATCTCTCCACCGGCAACTTCAACGAAGGCACGGCCCGCTTCTACACGGATCTGGGGCTGTGGACGGCGGATCCGCGTCTCGCGGACGAGGTGCACCGCGTCTTCCGCTTCCTGGCGGACGAGGAGACCGATCCGGACTTCGAGCACCTCCTGGTGGCTCCGTTCCGGCTGCGCACCGAGCTGCAACGGCATGTGGACCGGGAGATCCGGGCCGCACGCGCCGGACAGACCAGTGGCATCACGCTGAAGCTCAACAGCCTCGAAGATCCGGAGATGGTGGAGCGGCTCTACGATGCGGCGGCCGCGGGAGTGCCCGTGCGCCTCATCGTGCGCGGGATCTGCTGCCTCCGGCCCGGTGTGCCGGGGTTGAGCGAGTCCATCCAGGCCCGCAGCATCGTGGGACCTTTCCTGGAGCACGCGCGCGTCTACCTGTTCGGGAACGGAGGCGAGCCGCGCCTGTTCGTCGCCTCTGCGGACTGGATGACCCGCAACCTGGACCGGCGGGTCGAGGTCGCCTTCCCCGTCTACGATCCGGAGGTGGCGGCCCACGTCCACGAGTGGTTGGAGTCGCAGTGGGCCGACACCGTTCGGGCGCGGATCGTCGACGCGGAACAGACGAACGCGTTCGTGACCGGCACCGGCCCGCGCGTGGACTCCCAGCTGGATCAGTACGACGTGTGGACGCGCGCGTCCGGGACGCCAGGGGCGTAGCGCGCGACCTCAGCGGAAGAGGACGCGCGTGCCCGCGACGCCGCCCCGATCCACCACCAGGTGTTGGGCGGTGAGGTGTGGCTCGGCGCGATAGCGGGCATGCAGGTAGGCGATCAGCTCGTCCGCGGTCACGGCGCCGTCCCCATCGGTGTCGGCTGCGGCCTTCCCCACGGCGTCGTAGACGAACTCCGCCAGGTAGCCGCCCGCCCGGTAGGAGGCCGCGACCGCCGACGTCACGTGCTCCTCGCTGGAGAAGACCCCCATCCGCCCCGGTCGCACGATCACGTCCTTGGCGAAGCCGCCGCTGTAGCACGCGTCCAGGATCACCAGCACGGCGCCCGCGCGCGTCTCTGCGAGCGCGTGGGCCAGCTCGTCGTCGCGGAGCGGTCCGTCGTGGAGCTGGATGGCCTCGTCCAGGCCGTCGGGATCGGCGGGATCGTCGGCATCGGCAGGGAGCTGCACGCCGTGCCCGGAGAAGAAGAACACGAGGGTCTCCTCGGGCGTCGCACGCCGGCCTTCCTCGCGGAGCGCCCGCAGCACCTTGCGCCGCGTGGCCTCTCCGTCCACGAGGACGCGCAACCCGTCGGCTTGCGGACCCGCGGCGCCGCCCAGGGCCTGTCGGATGCGCACGGCATCGGCTGCCGTATACGGGAGGTCGGGCACTCCCGGCGGGTAGTCGGAGATGCCGACCGCCACCCCGCGAACGGGCCGCCAGGCCCGGCGCCCCGGCGGGCGCGGATGGCCCTCCGGGGGCGGATCGAAGTCCAGGGTCCAGGGTCCCGAGGCATCGGCGCGGCGCGACGCGATCACGAGTCGCCACAGCCCGCCGTGGAGCACATCGATCTGCAGCTGGGCGCCCTGGGAGGATGCGGCGTGCGCCACGTGCCACGCGCCGTCCGGCGCGATGGCGACCAGGTAGGGCTCGAAGGTCTGGGCTCGAAGCGTCGCGTCCAGGCGTGCCCCGAGCGGCAGCTCCCGCTCGACGATCTCGAAGTATCGCTCCTCGCCCAGGTGCCCCCGGGCGCGTCGGTGCGCGCTCGCGGGGCGTGTGGAGGCGCCGGGTGCCGGAACCACGCGCGGACGGCTCGCGGCGGGTGCGTACAACCCCACGGCGTACCGGCACGCGGAGGTGAGGCACCCGCGCATCCGCACCACCACGTCCACCCCCTCCCGCTCGTGGACGAACTGCACCAGCGGCAGGGCGTCCGCAGAGGTGTCCAGCCCCAGGCGCGAGCCGTCCGGGGTGCGCACCTCCAGGTCCACGTCGTCGCAGCGGTCGTCGCACACCGCCAGCAGCGTCCAGGGGCCCCCGTGGGGGAGGGGGATCCGATGCGTCCGGGATGCTCCGGCGCCCAACGCACCCTCGACGCTCCAGATGCGTCCGCCGGCCAGGGAGCCCGATCCCAGGGCCGCCGCGTCCAGGTGGGCGGTCAGCCAATGGGCGCCGTCCTGGCGGGGAAGGGCCGCGGCCGGTGCGCCCGGCCCGCAGGCGAGCCAGGCCAGCAGGGCGGCCCCCAGGCGCCGGCGCCACCCACGCGCGACCGCCGCCACGGCGGCCTCCGGGGATCGGACCTCGAATCGCGTCTGCATGCTCCTCATCCTCGATCTCCCGGCGGAGATCCCACCCTCGTCCCGCGTCCCTCGTGCCCCTGAGGAATGGCGAGGCGCGCCGCGCGCGGGGCTCAGGGTCGCCGCCTCGAGGCTTGACCTACGCTCGACCCGGACCGAATCTTATCCCTGAACAATTCAGGGGTCATGCGTTTGGGGGTGGGGCATGGACGGTGGGGGGATGCGGCTGCTGCAGGGAACGCTGGACCTGCTGGTCCTCAACGCGCTCGCGACGGGCGCCTCGCACGGATACGCCGTGGCGAGCTGGATCCGGCAGACCACGGACGAGCGCCTCCAGATCGAAGACGGCGCCCTCTACACGGCGCTCCACCGGATGGAGAAGCGGGGCTGGCTCGAGGCGGAGTGGGGACGGACCGACACCAATCGCCGCGCCCGGTTCTACGCGCTCACGCCGGTCGGACGGAAGCGCCTCGAGCAGGATGCGCGCAGTTGGGTCGCGTACGCCGAGGCCGTCTTCGCCGTGCTGGGAGCGTCGGGACGCGCGCCCGCCCGGGAGGGTGCGTGAGCGTGCGCGGGAAGGGGCCCGAGCGGCGCAGCGCCTTCGACCTGCGCAATCTGCGGCGGGACGTGGACCGCGACCTGGATGCCGAGCTGGATTTCCACTTCGAGCAGACCATCGACGCCCTGATCGAGGCGGGGTGGGCTCCCGCGGAGGCCCGGGCCGAGGCGGCGCGGCGCTTCGGGGACCGCGCCCGCTACGTGTCGCGGCTGCGCCGCACGGACCGGGGCACGGTCCGGGCGCAAGCCGGCCGTCGCTTCCTCGGCGACACGCTGCAGAGCCTACGCGTCCTCGTGCGCGGTCTCCGGCGCGCCCCCGCCTTCGCTCTCACCGCCGCACTCACGTTGGCGCTCGGCATCGGGGCCAACGCCACCATGTTCGGCATCGTCGATCGACTCCTGCTCCGCGCGCCCGATCACGTGGACGCGCCGGACCAGGTCAAGCGCGTGCTCGTGGGACGGCACTGGATGGACGGCGACGAGCGTCTGGGCGATGCCCACGCCTGGCCCGACATCCAGGACTGGACCTCCGCCCGCACCATCCAGGCCCTGGCCGCGTGGACGCCGTGGGGCGATGTCACGATCGGGCGGGACCAGGACGTCACCCGGGCGCGGGCCGCGCTCGCCCAGGCGGAGTTCTTTCCCCTGCTCGGCGTGCGGCCCGAACGGGGCCGGTTCTTCGCCACGGACGAGGATCGCATCGGCGGTCCCCAGGTTGCCGTGCTCGGGCACGCCTTCTGGGTGGAGTCCTTCGGCGCCGATCCGGAGGCGGTGGGCCGCACGCTGGCCGTGGGTGGGCGTCCCTTCACCGTCATCGGCGTGGCGCCCCCCGGATTCGGGGGCCTGGAGCTCGCGCGGGTGGATCTGTGGCTGCCCTTGGAGAAGTTCGGCTTCGAGATCGCCGGCAACGCCACGGACAGCCGGAACGACTGGTGGTTGAACGCGGTCGTGCGGATGG encodes:
- a CDS encoding glycosyl hydrolase, with protein sequence MTRLPHPAGGVTMLRFGRSPLLALALFAGASPLAAQQADLSALASGLGWREIGPAITGGRISDLAVDESNPARFYVGTATGGLWKTTSAGMSWEPVFDDQPTSSIGAVALAPSNPNVVWVGTGEPQNRQSSPYGAGVFRSLDGGRTWEAKGLVETRHVGAIVVHPRDPDVVYVAAVGHLWGPNPERGVYRTTDGGETWEKVLYVDEDTGAIDLVMDPGDPRTLFAATYQRRRTGFGFSADGPGSGIHRTLDGGDTWTELTEGLPDGDKGRIGLDVYRRDGNLVYAIVEGKDERARGIYRSRDRGDTWERVSGTNPRPMYFSMIRIDPNDPERIYIGGVQLGISDDGGKTFRPGDGAEGIHVDHHALWIDPSDSDHVLLGSDGGVSVTYDRAEHWREIDNLPIGQFYEIGVSGEDPYLVCGGLQDNSSWCAPIDTRTEYGIQNRDWIDVSGGDGFYNKIDPSDPNLIFTESQGGNISRFDRRTGESVRIRPVARPTAEDEDRAYRFNWNAPIHVSTHGSGTVYIGANHLLRSRDRGTTWEEASPDLTKQIDRDTLPIMGRPTTESTLSRYDGISSYGNITTIGESPLNAQVLYVGTDDGNVQGTRDGGATWTDLTSNLRGVPARTYVSSVVPSAAVEGRVYVTFDGHRNDDLSPYVFVSEDHGRTWRSIVSGLPDESVNRLREHPRTPELLFVGNEIGLWFSLDRGGSWHRLDGELPTVPVDDIVIHPRTNDLLLGTHGRSIWVLEDVGPLETLAQATSEPVHLFPVRTATIQNRRGGWPFWGDEFQGGNPPDGALVRYRLAAAPDSGAEAELTILDASGDVVRTLEAEPTAGLHEVVWDLRLEPPYAPERGQSGGGGGGGFGGPPQGPRVLPGTYTARLTVGERTSEQRFDVRLDPHVQVARADLEARQEALLQVHALAGPIYEAGRRVRDLLEQVGNAQDLLEDREDVPADLTQEADSLAATLDGLQDDLRDVQRALNLRGALEGASARPTADQLWQIEQAWTDGTSAIERLNTVVQTRMPAFNARLDREGVRPDPGEPVPLPRRP
- a CDS encoding serine/threonine-protein kinase, which encodes MDDPTPRAAGDDRSDAASRWTRLETLFERLQGLPEPEREAVLAVECADDTGLAEEVRALLRADAVADGRLTAAVAEVRADVPGAGDPAAAGFRIGAYQVVRELGSGGMGTVYLAERVDDAYRAHVAVKLLHLSLPGSEGERRFLTERQILAHLGHPGIARLLDGGTTDSGAPYLVMEYVEGLPITTYARETGLDLDARLRLFLKVCRAVQFAHARLVVHRDLKPANIVVDADGEPKLLDFGIAKLLGDVDEALGPTVTRTGSRMMTPLYASPEQVRGGEITVATDVYALGVLLYELLTDRLPYDGDVAQPQELERAILDREPRRPSDAVTVRGPAPAEPPAPELTTARLARTLRGDLDTIVLQALQKDPSRRYTSAEAFADDIARYLDGLPVRARPDSWTYRTGKFVRRNRGMVLSGLSLLLTIAFFTVGSVVQAIQLQRERDVARRERDRAQAVADFLSEVFGASAPENALGTEPTARELLDRGAERIRADERMDPELKASLSAVIGNVYQGMGLEQQALPLFEEALATQRATRPDPDVEQVETAVNLGYSLMQLGDFDRAIPTFEQAVAWAEALPEATPRLRINAERALGIAFTRNGRYAEARVRLEEALARARAEGDTVLELSAANDVGQLEMDSGNWAEAAEIHQRVLNRREATLDPLHPNVLTSLNNLAIALEQTTRFAEAAVAYDTLLARSGRLYGPESGTHATYLNNAASFFKRAGQPERALPLQEQALDIYTVSHGDSSAYVAMAYNNLANILHDLGQTRDAAALHRRALALNLALYGEVHFRTAGSYNNLAAALRDLGDLDGAIENYRRTLDIDRRASGEDHPFTATDRVNLASALSAHGVWSEAEAQFDSAAALQDRVLEPMNTDRALRLVEEGIHAMRRGDPEVAVPLLREALRIDEAGLPPTSTQVAYARTALGAALVRTGQREEGVELLRSGYARLREAAGPQSRGALQAAAWLREAGADPR
- the ppk1 gene encoding polyphosphate kinase 1, with protein sequence MSDSERLHDRELSWLAFNGRVLQEAQDPGRPVFERLHFLSIVSSNLDEFFRVRVAALRGVVRLRKKKRAELGFQKARRRLRRILDAVVAQQEEFGRTLRSDVLPALERAGIRLWDERTLPPGARAHAEEWFDAEVRAHLHPQPLERDGHPFFLVDRALYLVVVLKERGAAALAEPIWRLVEIPAGALPRFLPLHDADGPGAIFLDDVVRLGLPRLFPEHDVDAAWSVKLTRDADLAVEDEFAGDLVEKIREALAQRGRGVPARFLYDASAPWAIVEELRERLGLEEDDLVAGGRYHNLNDLSAFPDFGRTDLRPPPRAPVPHPTLLERIDDPWTTLEARDHLLHFPYHAFQPVVDVLGAAAGDVHVEEVWIALYRVSAGSPVALQLIEAARQGKRVTAFVEVKARFDESTNLEWAARMEEAGVRVLYSKPGIKVHSKLCLIVRRTDDGLRRYAYLSTGNFNEGTARFYTDLGLWTADPRLADEVHRVFRFLADEETDPDFEHLLVAPFRLRTELQRHVDREIRAARAGQTSGITLKLNSLEDPEMVERLYDAAAAGVPVRLIVRGICCLRPGVPGLSESIQARSIVGPFLEHARVYLFGNGGEPRLFVASADWMTRNLDRRVEVAFPVYDPEVAAHVHEWLESQWADTVRARIVDAEQTNAFVTGTGPRVDSQLDQYDVWTRASGTPGA
- a CDS encoding caspase family protein, which gives rise to MQTRFEVRSPEAAVAAVARGWRRRLGAALLAWLACGPGAPAAALPRQDGAHWLTAHLDAAALGSGSLAGGRIWSVEGALGAGASRTHRIPLPHGGPWTLLAVCDDRCDDVDLEVRTPDGSRLGLDTSADALPLVQFVHEREGVDVVVRMRGCLTSACRYAVGLYAPAASRPRVVPAPGASTRPASAHRRARGHLGEERYFEIVERELPLGARLDATLRAQTFEPYLVAIAPDGAWHVAHAASSQGAQLQIDVLHGGLWRLVIASRRADASGPWTLDFDPPPEGHPRPPGRRAWRPVRGVAVGISDYPPGVPDLPYTAADAVRIRQALGGAAGPQADGLRVLVDGEATRRKVLRALREEGRRATPEETLVFFFSGHGVQLPADADDPADPDGLDEAIQLHDGPLRDDELAHALAETRAGAVLVILDACYSGGFAKDVIVRPGRMGVFSSEEHVTSAVAASYRAGGYLAEFVYDAVGKAAADTDGDGAVTADELIAYLHARYRAEPHLTAQHLVVDRGGVAGTRVLFR
- a CDS encoding PadR family transcriptional regulator, with protein sequence MRLLQGTLDLLVLNALATGASHGYAVASWIRQTTDERLQIEDGALYTALHRMEKRGWLEAEWGRTDTNRRARFYALTPVGRKRLEQDARSWVAYAEAVFAVLGASGRAPAREGA